In the Equus przewalskii isolate Varuska unplaced genomic scaffold, EquPr2 ChrUn-10, whole genome shotgun sequence genome, gagtgataaatttatattctatattgtttttacagctttattggaGTATAATTTAAGTGTATGACTCACTGATGTATTGTTTTTTTTAGTAAATCTACAGAgttgtgcagctatcaccacaacccagtttagaacattttcatcaccccaaaaagatcaCTTgtgcctgggtttttttttttttaagattttatttttcctttttctccccaaatccgccaagtacatagttgtatgtttttagttgtgggtccttctagttgtggaatgtgggacacaacctcagcatggcttgatgagtagtaccatgtctgtgcccaggatccgaaccagcaaaaccctgggctgccaaagtggagcgtgcgaatttaaccactcagccatgggaccagccgAACTTGTGccagtttctttttgttgtttttttttgctgaggaagattaaccctgagctaacatctgccaccagtcctcctctttttctgaggaagactggccctgacctaacatccgtgcccatcttcctctactttatacgtgggatgcctaccacatcatggcttgccaagtggtgccatgtccacacctgggatccaaaccagcgaaccccagaccaccaaagcagaacatgtgaacttacctgctgcaccaccgggctggcgcCTGCCTGTTTTTAATCAGTCTGTtacattgcattttttaaaaagttttgtggcaaaatatacgtaacataaaatttaccattgtaaccatttttaagtgtacaattcagcgcctttaagtacattcacagtgttgtgcgaCCACCACTACTAtccattttaagaactttttcttcATCCCAGAGACTCTGTTCCTGTTAAATAATAACTCCTCATTACCGCTATTCCCCACTCCCAGAtactggtaacctctattctattttctgtctatgaatttgcctattctgggttaCCTTACCAAGTGGAACCAtaaagtatttgtccttctctatctggctttcttcacttagcatgatattttcaagattcatccatgcttCACTGGATTTTAGCACAGGCACGGCTGTGAGTACTTAAAGTTGGGGCTTATAGATAGTAAAATCAAGAGTGGGCAAGGAAAATTTGGTCAGAATTCTCAAGCCATCTATTGGGCAAGATTACTTACCTCAGACATTCAAATATCTGGTTCTGGTTTCTCCCAACTTCCTTTGTGTCATTGGAGGATAATAAGGAGGAATTATTTGAACTGCTTTCAACTGTTTGTATAACTTTCATTTCAAGAAGCCAAGGTAATGATGGCATTCCAAACTCCATTCAGCTCTAGGTTATTGagttttgtcattttgttctGTGCTTTCAGTGCTCATGAATATAATTTATCTCAAAACTTAGAACAGTGTATTGTGTTAGTTTACATTTGTATATCTTGCTGTGTACTTTTTGGAAGTACTTTTTGAATCTAGGTGTATAATTAGTTGAGTGACAGACTTTTCCTACCGTCTGCAACACCCCATGATATTCTCAGTTATACTCTCAAAATGAGATGTTAATCCAGTTACCTGAGACATTGTTACCGTGGAGTTAGGGCTTAACTTTTGATGTTCTGTAGCATTCAACTTTCCAGTCCTTCCATCCAGGTGTGTTTTTCAGAGGTAGACCACTTCAGAAGTAACACATGTCAAAATCACAAATCTATGGGAGATCTGTAGCTAAAGAATATTTATGTATGCTATAATATGTCTCACATCTGAAGCTGTTAAAAGAGAACtaagaggatatggagaaattggaaccctcatacactgctggtggtaggGTAAAGTAGTgcagccgctttggaaaacagcctgacAGGTCTTCAAAATaaacagaggggccggcctggcggtGCAGCTGTTAAGCGCttatgttccgctttggcggcccgggctttgctggttcagatcccgggtgtggacatggcacgacttggcaagccatgctgtgctaggcatcccacgtataaagtagaggaagatgggcatggatgttaggtcagggccagtcttcttcagcacaaagaggaggcttggcagctgatgttagctcagtgctaatcttcctcaaaaaaaaaaagttaagcagagacttaccataggacccagcaattctactcctaagtatatGCTCAAGAGATTTggaaacatgtccacacaaaaacttgtacacaaaagttcatagcagcattattcataatagcaaaaagtgagaaaaaaacaagTATCTATTaattgataaatggataaacaaaatatgatatgtccatatccatacaatggaatatcatttggcAGTAAAAAGATAAGAAGCAatgatatatgctacaatatgaGTGAACGTTGAAAACATAATgcctatggggccagccccatttcccagtggttaagttcgcgcattctgctgcagtggcccagggtttcactcgTTTGAATCcttggcacggacatggcactactcatcaagccatgctgagggggcatcccacatgccacaatagaaggacccacaagtgaaaatacacagctatgtaccggggggctttggggagaaaaaggaaaaataaaaaatcttttaaaaaaattgaaaaaaaccaTAATGCctagtgaaagaagtcagtcataagagactacatattgtatgattttatttatataaaaagcccagaatagacaaatttaGGGACAAAAAGTAAATTAGTAGAGCACAGAGAtgggagggggaaaggaaagtgactgctaatgggtatgggttttttaggagggagatgaagaaaatgttctaatattgattggtgatggttgcacaactgtgactatactaaaaaccattgatgCGTACagtttaaataggtgaattgtataatatgtgaattatacctcagtaaagttgttctttaaaaaagagaggggctggcctggtggcatagtggttaagttcatgtgctctgcttcagcagcccagggttcacaggttccaatcctggctgtagacctacacactgctcatcaagccatgctgtggaggcgtcccacatacaaaacagaggaagattggcagaggtgTTCGCTCAGGAgcgatcttcctcacaaaaaaaaaaagaaagaaaaagcatgagCGAGAATTAAGAACGTTACCCAAAAATTCAGAGATCTGGGTTCTCACTTTTCTCTAGTCTCCGAAAAGTCTATTTCCTTTTGTTGGAAATTCTTTTGTTGGTTACTCTTTTCATTATAACCAGAAAGGAATCAAATAGCTCTTATTTTACTCTGCACTATAGAGAGGAAGATGCCTCAagcacatacatatttttacttGCAAGAGCACCAATTAACATTGATAGTCTTCTCGGGCCTTCTACTTGAGTCTGAGAATTGTCAGGCCTTATCTCATATCTTAGGTATGAAAGTCATAGCCCTAGAGTATAGAGATTAAATTTTGTTGTGCACCTTCTAAGTGTCCACTTGGGGAGGTAAAGTAACTTACTAAATATTTGACCTTGTATAAGTAAGTAGCGCTTTAAACCTATGCTTCTATgactcaaataattttctttccagtGCCTCATTGATACTTCCTACCAGGAAAACAGCCCTGGATTTAAAAGTGTTGGAGAAATTCTGCATTTAGATTTAGTTAGTGTAAAAAATCAAAGTGAGAagggaaaggggctggccccatggcctagtggttatgttcggcacactctgctttggtggcctgggttcagttcccaggtgtagagctacaccacttgtcagtggccatgctgtggcagcgacctatatataaaatagaggaagattggcacaaatgttagctcagggaaaatcttcctcagcaaaaaaaaaaaaaaaaaaaaaaagaagggaaaatgatgATTAGCTTGCCTTTAATAATTTTGCTGCATGAGTAgagaaaatattatgttttagCCTAAGCATCTGAATTCTTCATTAAGCAAAGCCAAGTATCTTAAGATATTGAATCGGTATCTGTATAGAATTGAGAGCAAATGACAAGCCCCTCTAATCCTTGCTCTATCCACACAACTGAGGCTTCCTCTTAGATGCCCTTTGTCTGATTCgtctttcttatttctccatcCTTGGGATAGTCCAATTAAAGATATGTGTGAGTGACCTGAGGAACTTCTCATTAATAAAAGTCTTTTCAAtccagctccagtggcctagcagttaagtttgatgtgctctgccttggtggtGGCCTGgcttcggttcctgggtgtggatctacaccactcatcagtggccatgctgtggtggtgactcacatacaaaaagaggaagattggcagcaaatgttagctcagggcgaatcttcctcagcaagaaaaacaaataatctttTCCAGGAGAATAATTTGATATGAGAGTTAAAACCAAAGCATCTGACTTTCAGCATGCGTGTacaaaaagccagtcacaaaagaatgttaattttttgagagatgTAAATAGACCATCTAGGTGAATGTGGTGATTGGTTTTCAGGTATCTATACAGTAAGGACCTTAGTGAAGTTTATTTTCACTGCTGAGGTTGAATGGAGAAATCTCCTTTAATATATGGATGTTTTAGGAAGATGTAGAGTAGAAGGCTAGCTCAGTTAACTTTGAACTTCCATGTATATATCTGTGATTCTTCTTAATGTCTTTACCACCCCACCTTCTTTCCTTATGGACTATTTAAGGAACTTTATTCTGGTCTCacttatatttttttttccataggaTGGATAGAATGACAGAAGATGCTCTTCGCCTGAATCTGTTGAAGCGGAGCTTGGACCCAGCAGATGAGCGAGATGATGTCCTCGCCAAGCGACTCAAAATGGAGGGGCATGAGGCCATGGAACGTCTGAAAATGTTGGCACTGCTCAAACGGAAGGATTTGGCAAATCTTGAGGTGTCGCATGAGTTACCCACCAAACAGGATGGCAGTGGTGTCAAGGGCTACGAAGAGAAACTCAATGGGAATCTCAGGCCTCATGGAGACAACAGGACTGCTGGAAGACCAGGCAAAGAAAACATCAATGATGAGCCTGTGGATATGAGTGCTAGGCGGAGGTATGGCTTGTTTCAGCTGCCTCCACTGATTGGGTCTTCTCATAAACTAAGcctatgaaaatgaaatgaattccATTGAGAGGAGAGTGTTTTTCGTCCTaaagcttcttgaaagaaatatatttgcgCCATCTGGCTTGACCATGAATTCCTCTCATTTCCACATGAAACTTAGGTGCCTCAAAAATTGGCGTAGCATACAGAGAATCATGGTTCTTACCTTTAAGATAAAGTGGTAATTTCTGGATAAAGGAGGCACTATAGAGCTGATACTCCAAGTAGAAAGAAGTGAGTTAATATGCACTTTTACTCTAATTTTATGGCCATTTTAGGAGGGAAAAACAGTTGTTTCTTCACATAATTCCACAAGTTTTAGGATCTATTTATGACGGAGTCCTAGCTTTTATTATTTCAACAAGGAAATTATCTTCATGTGGTAATTCTCTACATTCTTGCTTTGTTCcgctctccccaacccccacatATGCGTACACATTCGCTTGTACACTTACACTCATGAttgtgctctctttctctctcacagaCACAAAACACAGCACACATTTTCACAGGCTTTTTTTGCTGGTGTCTGTAAAGGTTGAGTACTTGAATCTATGGAGCACGCACTAAGAAGAGGTACCTAAAACTGGCTGAGGGTAGAGCCTACCTGGACAGTGAATCACAGTATAGACAAGCCCAGTTTTTGAGAATATTTAGTTTATTAATGGTTCAGAAACAGCTGATAGGCATGAGAATTACTCTTCAGTGTTCAGTTGTCCTCCAACTGACCTTGCTGACTTTGTCCTAGGACTGTCCAAAGCAGGATCTTTAAGAAGCTAAActgatggagaaagaagaaaggaatgaatggtTATAACCTTACCTggggggccggcctcgtggccaagtggttaagttcacatgctccgccttggcggcccagggtttcactggtttggattctgggcacgaacgtggcaccactcgtcaggccatgctgaggcggcgctccacgtgccacaactagaaggacccacaactagaatatacaactgtgtactggggggctttggggagaaaaagcagaagaaaataaaagagaagattggcaacagttgttagctcaggtgtcaatctttaaaaaataaataaataaatgaccttacctggatttctttctctcccttttaatGTTTACTTACTAGTATTGTCccaggataatttttttaaaacatgcccAATGAAGGAACATTATTCTTGGTAATAGCGTTAAAAACCCTTAGGTGACTTCATATAAATTCCCTAGTGGTCCTGGAAGAAAAGAATCCCTGGAAGCTATAGGTAGTGTCAGCAGAATATTATAAAAGTAGATTAATACTTAGATCCTTTGCGGTAAAAAGAAAGTGGGTAAAAAAGAAGAGATCATGCATCTGAGCAACCCATTTGCCCCATAATCACCTTTACCCTTCTGGAGCAAAGAACTAATCCTATTTCACTggggatgaagaagaggaaaaatgttaGGTGGAATCCTCACATCCCAAAGTGGAACTGAACGTGCGTTTTTCCTAGAAACATTGTTAAACATTTTGGTAAGATCTCATCAGTTGCTGTTGGAATTGTACTATGTATCACAGATAAATTCTGTGTTAAAAAGTCAGACTACCCTGAAAACCCTATCcattgtgtttaattttattttagagggATGAACTTTTGAAACTTGATCCTCTGGAAACTGGGAACTTTTTAATGGTCTGCAGGAAAAGAGGCTTGATGTAAACCATCTAGATCCCCATTCTACATGGAAAAATAGACCCTGTTGGCCCCTGTTGCTCTTCTCCCCTTTTATCAGGTACACTGACAGCTATTTCCACTTAGCCCCAAGCTTTTTATAAGAATGAACAAGATTGATAGATTGCTTAGCAAGGAGAACTGTGGTTTCTTTGATATAGATAAAAGGAGGAAAGAGTtttaaagcagaaagaaggaagagctcTTGACATGATAACCATATCATAATTGcctaaatatcttttttttttttttttgcccatcaTCAAGTTATGCTATCTGTGAAATAAGGTATGCATGAAACCAAAACTACTTATGTTTTGGAATGCTAGAGAGACAtggcagttttctttttgtttagttgtttttaCTACTGGGACAAGGAttaggagttttatagcttcTGGGAATCTGCCAGTCTGAGTCACAAGTGATGTCAGCAGCAAGTTGGGCTTTTAATAATAACTCTCTAACAGGATTTCAAATTTAAGCACACCAGAGAttgtaaatcatatatatgtTTGGGAAAGTAGCAAAATAATTTCTGTCCGTGGAAAGTTTAATAAATGAGAGGTgaaaagtaagggaaaaaaagagagaaatgaagcttAACTTGAACTTTGCCTTACCTGTGCTGTCTATCTAATGTGGGTCTGATTATATCTGGGAATAAAATGTCATTTAGGGTTATTCTCAGATCCAACTTCCTGATAAATGCCATTCAATTCCAAAATCTCCATCTAGGAGTATCTCTGCCTGTCTTGTTGCTGGTCAGTCCCTGAGAGGTTGGTGGCACTCATTTGAGCAAAGAAGAATTCCTTAATTTAGAAGTAATCTGTGATGTATATATCCAGCCAGAACCAGAATGAAAAGAGCTTCTGACTGTTGATGTAAAAACATGGGaggtgccggccccatggccgagtggttaagttcatgcactccgctgtggcagcccagggtttcaccagttcggatcctgggcatggacatggcaccgctcatcaagccgtgccaagggggcatcccacacgccacaactagaaggacccacaactaagaatatacaactatgtaccagggggctttggggagaaaaaggaaaaaaaaaaaattggagaatcAAGTAGAAGAGGTAGAAATCTACCAGAACTCAAAATTGTTCACCCCCGTTAGTGTTAGTGATGGGGAGGAATGAAGGAatatagaaatgataaataaaatcacccaaaaaatgaattcaaacacTTTATTTACACCTGGCCCTTACTCCAGGAACTTGGGGGTAGAAAATGAGAGGTTCTTTTCCCCCTCTAGTGGCTTTTTCTTAACCCCATATTCTCAGCTTGCTGTGTCTGTGACCAGTGGTTATAGAGTAGTCCAGACAAACTTAATAGTTCTCAAGATAGTCATTCTTACCACTCTGTCCCCCTGTTCTATTTCCTCAGGTAAGTTTGGGTGATTTTAGTAACCTAGTTGTATCTTGTTGAGAAATTGAATGCTTGTCCCAACCATCCAGGGTGCCTTGTTCAAAAGGCATCTGTGTCCCAACAGCGACTGAGACAGGAAGCCCTGAGAAATGGCTGAGAGGCTCTCAGGACTGAAGATCTGTAGATGTTGAAGGTTTGAGTTACATGTTTAAATAAGACCTAAAAACACAATGCTTTAGACTTGTATACTCCTAACTACACCGAAGATCTCAAGGAAGTAGGGTCTGGGACGATAACTTTGAGTTAAGAAATGAGAAGAGAGTTAGAAGATATGGTCATTGATTTGGAAACCTAAGGCAATCCGAATTGCCAGGATTCTTATTCCAGGTGTTAAGCATGAATACCATTTTTCATCATCTTAGAGAAACAAGTATGATGCTTTTAAGGCTAGCCCCAGAAAGACCAAAACTAGAGTTGTCTATAGGATTGGGAATAGGGAGAGCCACTGTGCAAGATAAAGATTTCAAAGTCGTTTCTggaaagtttctttctgaggGAAGATGGTAAATAGAACTCTGCCAAGTAGATGTAAGTTCCGTGTATTTAGTTCTGGAGTTTGAGTCCTCCAGAAGGTTGTAGACATCATACTTGACACTGTCCATTCTCTCAAGCCATTGACAACAGTACCTTTTCCTTAACTCTTGACAGGATAGACTATCATTGCAATTGTCATATAACTTCCTTTCTTGTAAATCCTCAGATAGCCAGAACCATGTCATTATCATTATAATGAGCTGCTTCCTCAGCAACGAATGTACCATCTGTACCAGGGATGGACAACTAGGCTCTACTGCATTTGCCCCTCTTCCCCTGTCAAGCTAGCCATTTCCTTCTTGAAGCTCTTACGTAACTAACGAGATAGCCCAAAGGAGAGTGAGGTAAGAGGGAAAACATTTAGAATTTTGATTAAAATCAGTGTGATAGAACGCTCATCTCTTATTCCCATTTCTAAGCTAGTCAGTGCCTTTGTCCCTGCATCCTCTGTAAGGAATTTAGATGAGAAAAGTACTTTTGCTGAAGTTTTGTCATCACTTTCAACTTGGTGTCTTTATCCTAGGATTTGAGTGTCTCTGTCTTTCCCTGGGTAAATTGGGACAGACCTAAGTTCCCTTGGATTTCTTTGTTCTGTGTAGAAAAGTAGTTTTCTTAACTTCACTATGAACCTTCACTGTTGGAAatacctttatttttccttttcttgtctagTGAGCCAGACCGAGGAAGGCTAACTCCCTCCCCAGACATCATTGTTTTGTCTGATAATGAGGCTTCCAGTCCCCGTTCCAGCTCCCGAATGGAAGAAAGACTCAAAGCAGCCAACCTAGAGAtgtttaaggtaaaaaaaaaaaaagattttttttcttcatttcttactgCTTCTAGTCTCTTTAATTCCATAAGAGTCCCAGTTCTGTTTTTTTTATGGTTTACTTTTTGGATCTAAATAACTACCCATTGATCAGACTCTTCATTTAAATGATTCACAACCTGAAGGCATGCTCTTTTATAGGGAACCGTTAGAATCAAGTGGAGAAGATAGTTTGAAAAACATATTCAATATAACTtatctttggaaaatgaaaacaaaacataattcaAGTCACATAAAGTAAACTGTTGGCAGGAGGGATTCCTTCTACACTCTATCCTGGATCTCAGAATATGGAGAAATTCCTaagtttttatgtatatttagaaGAAACACGGCTAAAATGATTTAGAAACattcttttaaaggaaatcaGTGTCTCCTTTGGCCATTCTTCTGTTTTGCCAGGAATCTAGTTGATTAGCATTTATATGTGGTCTCTCTTtcattctgtaaacattttttgagtacctactgaATACCACCAGGCACTCTGCCAGACCCCAGGGACACAAAGATAACAGTCCTATCACCACCTGTGCTTCTTGTGGAAGATGAAGGTTTCAGAGATAAAAGAAGAGATCGTCTTGCAGGAAGGGACTCTGGGTACATGCTACCATAGCTGACAGTCTGTGTTTCCTTAAGGGGAAAGGCATTGAGGAACGGCAACAGCTCATCAAGCAGCTGAGGGATGAGCTGCGATTGGAAGAAGCCCGACTGGTGCtgttaaagaaactgagacagagtCAGCTACAGAAAGAGAACGTGGTCCAGAAGGTAATGTGCCCTAGAAATAAGGGActaggggaaaggaaggaaaaactggATGGAGAATAGGCTATCCCAGGTAGGTTCAGCTGAGTGGCTCGTTCTTCTCTGGGTTCCATGGCTTTTAGTCTCTGGGAATAGTGATATTTTTTTATCTTAGGCCTTAATCAAGAAAACCTTGATTCcgtttttctcaattttcctccTGGTCAGCAGGCACTTTCACTGACaaggaattttaaaagtctaaaagtGTACCAGATTTCTACTTCCGATTATTAGTCTTTTCCactgtctcattttctcttctctccctcagaCTCCAGTTGTACAAAATGCCGCATCTATTGTTCAGCCATCTCCTGCTCATGTGGGACAGCAGGGCCTATCCAAACTTCCCTCCCGGCCTGGGGCCCAAGGTGTTGAACCTCAAAATTTGAGAACATTACAGGTGTGTGACCCATAATAGGATCTTTGTGTCAGAGGGCCCTGTTtattctgtctctgtttcttggcttttgtgaagATTGTAGAAGAACCTGGCCATGATAGAGAGGTTATTACTACAGATAGTCTGTTGGTCCTTTATGGCATAATTTAGTCTGCATAGAAGAATGAATAACCCTCATTTTTCCACTGTAGTTTTTCTTCTCTAGAGGTTTCCAGCTTAGCCCTTTTCCATATAGGGTTAGATAGATTATACCAAAAAAGCCAGGGAATTCCTAGCCACTAATCAGGGTTAACAGTGGTGGTAGATTTATCTCGTAGATCATTAGACAAAATTACTAAGTTTGAGTATGTTTCTGCTCAGCTATGTATTATAGGTAGTGTTTTCTCTTTAGCATTTTGTGGGACATTTTACCAACTATGACtagttcttttcctctttttctctttcagggtCACAGTGTCATCCGTTCAGCGACCAATACCACCCTCCCACACATGTTGATGTCTCAACGTGTTATTGCACCAAACCCAGCCCAGCTGCAGGGTCAGCGGGGCCCACCTAAGCCTGGCCTTGTACGCACCACAACACCCAATATGAATCCCGCCATCAATTACCAACCGGTAAGAGAGAGCCCTAATGTGGAGACAGGGAaatcttttatttgctttctctgttAAAAGGTCCATAGATTTTAAGTTTTCGGACATAGAGAAGCTCTGGACAATAAGGATAATTTTGATGGAGCTTGAATTGACAGTAGTCCCAAAAGTAGAAACATTgaagaattatttgaaaacaGTAGTGGAGAAGAGAGGTTATACAGAGAGCAGCAGTAAGCTAAAACCTTCCTAGACTAAAGAGATCAAGGGAGCCAATGAATAAGAAGCATAAGGATATATAACAGAAATCATCCCcatccttatttttctctttgctgttttAGCTCGTAGCCACTATCTTTCTCCTTTCATATGTGCCAGAGTTCTTTTTCAGTGAAGAAGTTGGACACCTGCCTTTTCCTGagttttgggaagctaagtagtCCAAACTAGGATCAGATAGTGTTCTCCGCCGTGAAAGCAAGAATTGATCCTTTTTCCCAGATACCATCACTG is a window encoding:
- the GATAD2B gene encoding transcriptional repressor p66-beta isoform X3; translated protein: MEFYRMDRMTEDALRLNLLKRSLDPADERDDVLAKRLKMEGHEAMERLKMLALLKRKDLANLEVSHELPTKQDGSGVKGYEEKLNGNLRPHGDNRTAGRPGKENINDEPVDMSARRSEPDRGRLTPSPDIIVLSDNEASSPRSSSRMEERLKAANLEMFKGKGIEERQQLIKQLRDELRLEEARLVLLKKLRQSQLQKENVVQKTPVVQNAASIVQPSPAHVGQQGLSKLPSRPGAQGVEPQNLRTLQGHSVIRSATNTTLPHMLMSQRVIAPNPAQLQGQRGPPKPGLVRTTTPNMNPAINYQPQSSSSVPCQRTTSSAIYMNLASHIQPGTVNRVSSPLPSPSAMTDAANSQAAAKLALRKQLEKTLLEIPPPKPPAPLLHFLPSAANSEFIYMVGLEEVVQSVIDSQGKSCASLLRVEPFVCAQCRTDFTPHWKQEKNGKILCEQCMTSNQKKALKAEHTNRLKNAFVKALQQEQEIEQRLQQQAALSPTTAPAVSSVSKQETIMRHHTLRQAPQPQSSLQRGIPTSARSMLSNFAQAPQLSVPGGLLGMPGVNIAYLNTGIGGHKAPSLADRQREYLLDMIPPRSISQSISGQK
- the GATAD2B gene encoding transcriptional repressor p66-beta isoform X4; this encodes MDRMTEDALRLNLLKRSLDPADERDDVLAKRLKMEGHEAMERLKMLALLKRKDLANLEVSHELPTKQDGSGVKGYEEKLNGNLRPHGDNRTAGRPGKENINDEPVDMSARRSEPDRGRLTPSPDIIVLSDNEASSPRSSSRMEERLKAANLEMFKGKGIEERQQLIKQLRDELRLEEARLVLLKKLRQSQLQKENVVQKTPVVQNAASIVQPSPAHVGQQGLSKLPSRPGAQGVEPQNLRTLQGHSVIRSATNTTLPHMLMSQRVIAPNPAQLQGQRGPPKPGLVRTTTPNMNPAINYQPQSSSSVPCQRTTSSAIYMNLASHIQPGTVNRVSSPLPSPSAMTDAANSQAAAKLALRKQLEKTLLEIPPPKPPAPLLHFLPSAANSEFIYMVGLEEVVQSVIDSQGKSCASLLRVEPFVCAQCRTDFTPHWKQEKNGKILCEQCMTSNQKKALKAEHTNRLKNAFVKALQQEQEIEQRLQQQAALSPTTAPAVSSVSKQETIMRHHTLRQAPQPQSSLQRGIPTSARSMLSNFAQAPQLSVPGGLLGMPGVNIAYLNTGIGGHKAPSLADRQREYLLDMIPPRSISQSISGQK
- the GATAD2B gene encoding transcriptional repressor p66-beta isoform X5, with the translated sequence MDRMTEDALRLNLLKRSLDPADERDDVLAKRLKMEGHEAMERLKMLALLKRKDLANLEVSHELPTKQDGSGVKGYEEKLNGNLRPHGDNRTAGRPGKENINDEPVDMSARRSEPDRGRLTPSPDIIVLSDNEASSPRSSSRMEERLKAANLEMFKGKGIEERQQLIKQLRDELRLEEARLVLLKKLRQSQLQKENVVQKTPVVQNAASIVQPSPAHVGQQGLSKLPSRPGAQGVEPQNLRTLQGHSVIRSATNTTLPHMLMSQRVIAPNPAQLQGQRGPPKPGLVRTTTPNMNPAINYQPSSSSVPCQRTTSSAIYMNLASHIQPGTVNRVSSPLPSPSAMTDAANSQAAAKLALRKQLEKTLLEIPPPKPPAPLLHFLPSAANSEFIYMVGLEEVVQSVIDSQGKSCASLLRVEPFVCAQCRTDFTPHWKQEKNGKILCEQCMTSNQKKALKAEHTNRLKNAFVKALQQEQEIEQRLQQQAALSPTTAPAVSSVSKQETIMRHHTLRQAPQPQSSLQRGIPTSARSMLSNFAQAPQLSVPGGLLGMPGVNIAYLNTGIGGHKAPSLADRQREYLLDMIPPRSISQSISGQK